A genomic window from Dermacentor silvarum isolate Dsil-2018 unplaced genomic scaffold, BIME_Dsil_1.4 Seq901, whole genome shotgun sequence includes:
- the LOC119435765 gene encoding leukocyte elastase inhibitor B yields MPSSVLGVCLLKFSIDLYAQLHTEKKEENIVFSPFSIGSALSMVLAGARGDTAKQLSAVLHVSEGDNLHEQYSQLMAQLSHYGHANVSFQVANRMYSEHQFKLQKEFVSLLEKYYNASIKSVDFINNYEAVRTEANKWVSEQTNSKIKELIPEGALSSLTMLLILNAIYFKGTWDSQFPKDLTELAPFHLNSKKSMQVFMMYQNPQSFAMGHSKELKAKLLKIPYVGKKCSMVILLPDDVEGLSFLEEKLSESTLSSALGNLTMTNDVELTLPKFKFESPTLLRRTLDALGAKDLFSTERANISGIFENGRPSVSDVIHKAFLEVDEASTEAAASTAVNVMTSGVYRKPTPTTPFVVDHPFMFLIKSEEDNVIFFMGSVRKLEGV; encoded by the coding sequence ATGCCGTCATCAGTGCTTGGAGTGTGTCTGCTCAAGTTCTCCATCGACCTGTATGCCCAACTGCACAcagagaagaaagaagagaacATCGTTTTCTCCCCGTTCAGTATAGGTAGCGCACTTTCAATGGTTCTTGCCGGTGCGCGCGGTGATACCGCGAAGCAACTGTCGGCCGTTCTTCATGTCAGCGAAGGTGATAACCTACATGAGCAGTATTCCCAGCTGATGGCTCAGTTATCGCACTACGGACACGCTAACGTGAGTTTTCAAGTTGCCAACCGGATGTACAGTGAACACCAGTTCAAGCTCCAAAAGGAATTCGTGTCACTTCTGGAAAAATATTACAACGCCAGCATTAAATCCGTTGACTTCATAAATAACTATGAGGCAGTCCGAACAGAAGCGAACAAGTGGGTATCGGAGCAGACAAATTCTAAGATAAAAGAGTTGATCCCGGAAGGTGCATTGTCATCTTTAACGATGCTACTTATATTGAATGCTATCTACTTTAAGGGTACCTGGGATTCTCAGTTTCCGAAGGATTTGACAGAACTTGCGCCCTTCCATCTCAATTCAAAAAAGAGCATGCAAGTATTCATGATGTATCAGAACCCGCAATCTTTCGCAATGGGTCATTCCAAGGAGTTAAAGGCCAAGCTCCTGAAGATACCGTACGTTGGCAAAAAATGTTCCATGGTCATTCTCCTCCCCGATGACGTGGAAGGGTTGTCCTTTTTGGAGGAAAAGCTCTCAGAGTCGACTCTTAGTTCAGCTCTCGGAAACCTCACCATGACGAACGACGTGGAGCTTACCCTTCCCAAATTCAAGTTCGAGAGTCCTACCCTACTGAGGAGAACACTCGATGCCCTCGGAGCCAAAGACTTGTTCTCAACGGAGCGCGCAAACATTTCCGGTATTTTCGAGAACGGCAGGCCTTCAGTCTCCGACGTCATACACAAGGCGTTCCTTGAAGTCGACGAGGCAAGTACGGAGGCCGCTGCTTCTACGGCGGTGAACGTAATGACTTCCGGGGTTTATCGTAAGCCTACTCCCACAACCCCTTTCGTCGTTGATCACCCGTTCATGTTCCTTATCAAGAGCGAGGAAGACAATGTCATTTTCTTTATGGGATCGGTGCGTAAATTGGAAGGCGTATAA